A single Eleginops maclovinus isolate JMC-PN-2008 ecotype Puerto Natales chromosome 5, JC_Emac_rtc_rv5, whole genome shotgun sequence DNA region contains:
- the mab21l2 gene encoding protein mab-21-like 2 has product MIATQAKLVYQLNKYHNERCQARKAAIAKTIREVCKVVSDVLKEVEVQEPRFISSLSEIDARFEGMEVISPNEFEVVLYLNQMGVFNFVDDGSLPGCAVLKLSDGRKRSMSLWVEFITASGYLSARKIRSRFQTLVAQAVDKCSYRDVVKMVADTSEVRLRIRERYVVQITPAFKCTGIWPRSAAQWPMPHIPWPGPNRVAEVKAEGFNLLSKECYSLTGKQSSAESDAWVLQFSEAENRLLMAGCRKKCLSVLKTLRDRHLELPGQPLQNYHMKTLLLYECEKHPRETDWDESCLGDRLNGILLQLISCLQCRRCPHYFLPNLDLFQGKPHSALEAAAKQTWRLAREILTNAKSLDKL; this is encoded by the coding sequence ATGATAGCGACGCAGGCAAAGCTGGTTTACCAGCTCAACAAATACCACAACGAGAGATGCCAAGCTCGCAAAGCGGCCATTGCGAAGACTATAAGGGAGGTTTGCAAAGTGGTGTCGGATGTCCTGAAGGAGGTGGAAGTGCAGGAGCCCCGGTTTATCAGCTCCCTCAGTGAGATAGATGCACGCTTTGAGGGGATGGAGGTCATCTCCCCCAACGAGTTTGAGGTGGTGCTTTACCTCAACCAAATGGGGGTGTTCAACTTCGTGGATGACGGCTCCTTGCCCGGCTGCGCGGTACTGAAGCTGAGTGATGGTCGTAAAAGGAGCATGTCGCTGTGGGTCGAGTTCATCACTGCCTCGGGCTACCTCTCCGCCAGGAAGATCCGCTCCAGGTTTCAGACTCTGGTGGCGCAGGCCGTGGATAAATGCAGCTACCGCGACGTCGTAAAAATGGTGGCGGACACCAGCGAAGTCAGACTAAGGATCAGGGAGAGGTATGTGGTGCAGATCACCCCCGCGTTCAAGTGCACTGGGATTTGGCCTAGAAGTGCAGCTCAGTGGCCCATGCCCCACATTCCCTGGCCCGGTCCTAACCGGGTAGCAGAAGTAAAGGCTGAGGGTTTTAATCTCCTCTCTAAAGAGTGCTACTCTTTGACGGGAAAGCAGAGCTCTGCAGAGAGCGACGCCTGGGTTCTGCAGTTCAGTGAGGCCGAGAACAGGCTGCTGATGGCCGGCTGCAGGAAGAAGTGTCTGTCCGTCCTGAAGACTTTGAGGGACCGTCATCTGGAGCTGCCGGGACAGCCGCTACAGAACTACCACATGAAGACCCTGCTGCTGTACGAGTGCGAGAAACACCCGAGAGAGACCGACTGGGACGAGTCTTGCCTCGGAGACCGACTGAACGGCATCCTGCTGCAGCTCATATCCTGCCTTCAATGCCGTAGATGTCCCCACTACTTCTTGCCAAACTTGGACTTGTTTCAGGGAAAGCCTCACTCAGCCCTGGAGGCTGCTGCTAAGCAGACATGGAGACTAGCGAGGGAAATCCTCACCAATGCTAAAAGTTTGGACAAACTATAA